Proteins from a genomic interval of Dissulfurirhabdus thermomarina:
- a CDS encoding helix-turn-helix domain-containing protein yields the protein MDTEARKFAALVKEIRRQLALSQEDLARRLGVSYATVNRWENGQSKPSKLARAQFDAFCEKMSSEGKLVLPEEGRG from the coding sequence ATGGACACAGAAGCTCGGAAATTTGCGGCGCTGGTGAAGGAGATCCGGCGACAGCTGGCTCTGAGCCAGGAGGATCTGGCCCGGCGGCTCGGCGTCAGCTACGCCACCGTCAACCGCTGGGAAAACGGTCAATCCAAACCCTCGAAACTCGCCAGGGCGCAGTTCGACGCCTTCTGCGAGAAGATGAGCAGCGAGGGCAAGTTGGTGCTTCCGGAGGAAGGGCGCGGATGA
- a CDS encoding gamma-glutamylcyclotransferase family protein → MNPNDNSAGESNWTCRRHARRARATDGERQPPKENTTGLLRLFVYGTLKRGYWNHERFCRGVLSVEEAVVRGRLYELPSGIPVLEVPEADVLAHGTADPLADVATQARLAAEFAARAAHPEPRETNPQDGGFGRAGGTPEGREPWMASVNGAPGGRWGPVYGELLTFDDPETRLPAIDHLEGFLPGGPRLYRRVLVPVKLDGAAFPAWLYAGQPARSDRLLLPFGSWPP, encoded by the coding sequence ATGAACCCCAATGACAATTCGGCAGGAGAGTCGAATTGGACGTGCCGAAGGCACGCCCGAAGGGCGCGAGCCACGGACGGCGAGCGTCAACCCCCGAAGGAGAACACAACCGGGCTCCTGAGACTCTTCGTCTACGGGACCCTCAAGCGGGGCTACTGGAACCACGAGCGGTTCTGCCGGGGCGTCCTCTCCGTGGAGGAGGCGGTCGTCCGGGGCCGCCTGTACGAGCTGCCCTCCGGCATCCCGGTCCTGGAGGTGCCTGAGGCGGACGTCCTGGCCCACGGCACCGCCGACCCGCTCGCCGACGTGGCCACACAGGCGCGCCTGGCCGCGGAGTTCGCCGCACGCGCCGCACACCCCGAGCCCAGGGAGACAAATCCGCAGGATGGCGGATTTGGACGTGCCGGAGGCACGCCCGAAGGGCGCGAGCCATGGATGGCGAGCGTCAACGGCGCCCCGGGCGGCCGCTGGGGCCCCGTGTACGGCGAGCTCCTGACCTTCGACGATCCCGAGACCCGCCTCCCGGCCATCGACCACCTCGAGGGCTTCCTGCCCGGCGGACCCCGCCTCTACAGGCGTGTGCTGGTGCCGGTGAAACTCGACGGCGCCGCTTTTCCGGCATGGCTCTATGCGGGTCAACCGGCGCGCTCCGACCGGCTGCTCCTGCCATTCGGAAGCTGGCCGCCGTGA